The following are encoded in a window of Plectropomus leopardus isolate mb chromosome 23, YSFRI_Pleo_2.0, whole genome shotgun sequence genomic DNA:
- the ache gene encoding acetylcholinesterase, giving the protein MQSSVLLLLSTIFLLSLLIPSCSSQSDADLIVQTRSGRVRGVRMPVPDRSFVTSFLGIPFAEPPVGKRRFRRAEPKRPWTGVYEATSYPNACYQFVDTSFPGFQGSEMWNPNRDMSEDCLYLNIWVPSSPRPHNLTVMVWIYGGGFYSGSSSLDVYDGRYLAHSETVIVVSMNYRIGAFGFLALHGSSEAPGNVGLLDQRMALQWVQDNIHLFGGNPKQVTIFGESAGGASVGFHLLSPDSRPTFTRAILQSGVPNCPWASVSPAEARRRATLLGKLVGCNGGNDTELVDCLRGKHPQDLIDQEWQVLPWSALFRFSFVPMVDGEILPDTPEAMLNSGNFKDTQILLGVNQDEGSYFLLYGAPGFSKDNESLISREDFLEGVKLSVPHANDIGLEAVVLQYTDWMDENNGVKNREALDDIVGDHNVICPLAHFARSYAQHNALKANMGGVMNSGGNSQGGVYLYLFDHRASNLAWPEWMGVIHGYEIEFVFGLPLEKKLNYTLEEEKLSQRMMRYWANFARTGNPNVNHDGLVESKKRWPLFTVSEQKHVGLNTEPLRIHKGLRNQMCAFWNRFLPRLLNITDNIDEAERQWKVEFHRWSSYMMHWKSQFDHYSKQERCTDL; this is encoded by the exons ATGCAGTCCTCCGTCCTTCTCCTGCTCTCCACGATCTTCCTCCTGTCCCTCCTCATCCCCAGCTGCTCCTCCCAGAGCGATGCAGACCTCATTGTTCAAACACGTAGCGGTCGGGTCCGCGGCGTCCGCATGCCGGTGCCGGACCGAAGCTTTGTCACCTCTTTCCTGGGCATCCCCTTCGCAGAGCCACCTGTAGGGAAGCGGCGTTTCCGTCGTGCCGAGCCTAAGCGTCCGTGGACAGGAGTGTACGAGGCAACCTCCTACCCCAACGCCTGCTACCAGTTTGTGGACACGTCGTTCCCCGGCTTCCAGGGCAGCGAGATGTGGAACCCCAACAGAGACATGAGCGAGGACTGCCTATACCTCAATATCTGGGTGCCCTCCTCGCCCAGACCGCATAATCTCACCGTCATGGTGTGGATCTACGGCGGAG GGTTCTACAGCGGTTCTTCTTCTCTGGACGTGTATGACGGCCGTTACCTCGCTCACAGTGAGACGGTCATCGTGGTTTCCATGAACTACCGGATCGGTGCCTTCGGCTTCCTGGCTCTGCACGGCTCCTCTGAGGCTCCGGGCAACGTGGGTCTGCTGGACCAGAGGATGGCGCTGCAGTGGGTACAGGACAACATCCATTTGTTCGGAGGAAACCCCAAACAG GTTACTATCTTTGGTGAGAGCGCTGGAGGAGCTTCAGTAGGATTCCACCTCTTGTCTCCAGACAGCCGGCCAACCTTCACCAGAGCCATCCTCCAGAGCGGCGTCCCCAACTGTCCGTGGGCCTCGGTCAGCCCTGCAGAGGCCCGCAGACGAGCCACGCTGCTGGGCAAACTGGTCGGCTGCAATGGAGGCAACGATACCGAGCTGGTGGACTGTCTGCGCGGTAAACATCCTCAGGACCTCATCGACCAGGAGTGGCAG GTCCTGCCGTGGTCGGCCCTCTTCAGGTTCTCCTTTGTCCCCATGGTGGATGGTGAGATTCTGCCCGACACTCCCGAGGCCATGCTCAACTCAGGCAACTTTAAAGACACTCAGATCCTGCTTGGGGTCAACCAGGACGAGGGCTCCTACTTTCTGCTTTACGGCGCTCCGGGATTCAGCAAGGACAACGAGAGCCTTATCTCCAGAGAGGACTTCCTGGAAG GTGTCAAGCTGAGCGTACCACATGCTAATGACATTGGCCTGGAAGCCGTGGTGCTGCAGTACACTGACTGGATGGATGAGAATAACGGGGTGAAAAACCGTGAGGCGTTGGACGACATCGTGGGCGACCATAACGTCATCTGCCCGCTGGCCCACTTTGCCCGCTCCTATGCCCAGCACAACGCCCTCAAGGCTAACATGGGAGGAGTGATGAACAGTGGTGGAAATTCACAAG GAGGGGTCTACCTCTACCTGTTCGACCACCGAGCGTCCAACCTGGCCTGGCCCGAGTGGATGGGTGTGATCCACGGCTATGAGATCGAGTTCGTCTTCGGCCTGCCCCTGGAGAAGAAACTCAACTACACCCtagaggaggagaaactgagCCAACGCATGATGAGATACTGGGCCAACTTTGCACGAACTGG AAATCCCAATGTGAACCACGACGGGCTGGTGGAGAGCAAGAAGCGCTGGCCTCTGTTCACCGTCAGCGAGCAGAAACATGTCGGACTCAACACCGAACCACTGAGGATCCACAAAGGTCTGAGGAATCAGATGTGTGCTTTCTGGAACCGCTTCCTGCCACGCCTCCTCAACATCACTG ATAACATAGATGAGGCAGAGCGTCAGTGGAAGGTGGAGTTCCACCGCTGGTCCTCCTACATGATGCACTGGAAGAGCCAGTTTGACCACTACAGCAAGCAGGAGCGCTGCACTGACCTCTAG
- the si:dkey-6n21.12 gene encoding schwannomin-interacting protein 1: MEGEKERQRQQREEKESNEAEDDRRSDEDADIDEEEEDEDSEGAALSWQEGYGEDNLGLPIMHWEALSLRIAELEKQEEENKEKRAKSGAGLERGKAPLSWMEERGRRAESWEDGDDACNSHVLALTSRLQTQMNLQLCFINNSESEEEEDEKEGDVSKKESSSSTRRGTVQVHKNPPPPAKPEKPKSRGFRNTLRSLRDRLRTDHKALAAARSAPVVQRRHVERSDLQNFSIKDLKALCSSLSQTIQDLNSDLVGRLQVRDQLRTEQDAMLLEVQDLTSL, translated from the exons atggagggagagaaagagcgaCAGCGGCAGCAGCGAGAGGAAAAGGAGAGCAACGAGGCAGAGGATGACAGGAGGAGCGATGAAGATGCCGACAttgacgaggaggaggaggacgaagaTTCAGAGGGCGCCGCGCTGTCCTGGCAGGAAGGCTACGGCGAGGACAACCTGGGCCTTCCCATCATGCACTGGGAGGCGCTGAGCCTGCGCATCGCTGAGctggagaagcaggaggaggagaataaggaGAAGAGGGCAAAG AGCGGAGCCGGTCTGGAGCGAGGCAAAGCTCCTCTCAGctggatggaggagagagggaggagagcggAGAGCTGGGAGGACGGAGACGACGCCTGCAACAGCCACGTGCTGGCGCTCACCTCccg CCTGCAGACTCAGATGAATCTTCAGCTGTGCTTCATCAACAACAGcgagagcgaggaggaggaggacgagaagGAGGGAGATGTCAGCAAgaaggagagcagcagcagcacacgg AGAGGGACAGTTCAGGTCCATAAGAATCCTCCACCTCCTGCCAAGCCGGAGAAACCCAAATCCAGAGGCTTCCGAAACACTCTGAGGAGCCTGCGAGACCGACTGAGAACAGACCACAAAGCTCTG gctGCAGCTCGCAGCGCTCCTGTGGTCCAGAGGAGACACGTGGAGCGCAGTGATCTACAGAACTTCAGCATTAAGGACCTGAAGGCTCTGTGTTCGTCCCTCAGCCAGACCATCCAAG ACCTGAACTCAGACCTGGTGGGTCGCCTGCAGGTCCGAGACCAGCTGAGGACCGAGCAGGACGCCATGTTGCTGGAGGTCCAGGATCTGACCTCGCTGTGA